The region AACCTCGGCTGCACGATCTCCTATGAGGATGGTTCGTCCAAGGAGGTCGAACTTCTCTGCCGGATCGATACCCTCGATGAGGTGGAATATTACCGCCATGGCGGCATTCTCCAGTATGTGCTGCGCAATATGCTGGAAGCCGCTTGAGGCGTTTGTCACCGTCAGTTGATTGGTCCGTGACGGGCCCGGCGTCCATATTCGTGGCATGTCGCAGATGTTGATCAGTTCCGCGCGGCGCCCCTGGGGCGCGTTGCGCCGTGGTGCCTCCGCCCTCGCGCGCGTTGCGCTGTTGGCGGCCGGGCTTGGCATGGCATCGCTTGCGTCAGTTTCGGCATATGCGGATCAGCAGCTCACGGTGGTTGAACTCTACACCTCGCAGGGCTGTCCGGCCTGTCCGGCGGCAGACAAACTGCTGGCCAAACTGGCCGATCGGCCCGGTATCCTGGCGCTGAGTTTCCACGTCGATTACTGGGACTATATCGGCTGGGCGGACCCGTTTGCGAACGAGGTCTATGCCGCGCGCCAGCAACGCTATCTGGAACAGCTGAAGCTGCCCTATGTCTACACGCCGCAGATGGTCGTGGACGGCAAACTGCATGCGTCGGGCAACAAGAAACACCGGGTCGAGTCCAATATCGAACACGCGCGCGACCAGAAACAGGGCCGTGTGTCCGTCACGGTGACCCGCATATCCGAGGGCCAGGTGCGCGTCCAGATCCCCAGTGCCGATGCGCTCTATCGCGGCGAGGCGGACATCATGCTCGTCCGGTTCGACGAGAAGCATGTGACCGACGTGACCCGTGGCGAGAACAAGGGAAAGACCCTCATCAACCACAACGTCGTCAGGCTGCTGCGGCCTGTCGCGGACTGGAACGGCGAGGCGGTGGATCTGGTGATGCGCCTGCAGGATATCGGTGGCGCCGACCCGGCCTACTGCGCCATCTTCGTCCAGGAGCGCGGCCAGGGCCGAATCCTCGGCGCTTCCGTGGTGGATATGCGCCCCCGTTCCTAGAGCATTTCGTGCTCTCAGACGGGTGTCAGCCTAACAATCCCCAGTTTGGCCAGCCATAAAATGGACCGCCGCGTCGCGCGCGCGGGCGTTCTGGCGGCCGCTATGAGCGTGCCCACATCAATGCCTTCCGTGCCTTCCCCGTCGGGGATCGCGCCGAGCAACGACCGCAAATCCGGCCCGGACAGCATGAGCCCCACGCCCGCACTGTTGATGGTGTGCCGCACCAGCGCCTCAAGGTCGCCGTCGGGCGCGCGCCGCGTGACGCGCGTGCCGTCGCGCAACGCGGCGCTCGGATATCCGGCGAAGACCTTGTACGGATCGTCGCGCAGGGGGTCGGTCGCCCGGCCGGAGACGGGTGCGGCGACCTCCGGGTCGTGTCGGCGCCGGTCCGCGAGGTCGGTCCATAGTGCCTCATAGGCCGGGATGATGACCGACCAGTCATAGACGGACCGTGCCCGCGCGCGCCCGTCGTTGCCCATCTTGCGGCGCAGGTCCGGGTCGTCGATCAGGCGCATATAGGCAGCCGTCGCCGCGTCGATGTCCACCGCGGTGAACTGTGCGGTACGGGCGATATAGCCGCCATAGCTGAACCGGCCGCTCCGGTAGCGCGATACGATATCCAGGCCGTCGCCCGGGGCAGCGGAGATTGTCGGGATTGCGATGCCCTGCACGCCGTCCTCGATGGTGTCGCGATAACCGTTCCAGTCCGTCACCACGACGGGCAGGCCGGACGCCATGGCCTCGATCGGCGTCAGTCCGAATGTCTCCTGAATATTGTCGGAGAGCGAGGTGAACAAATCCGCCCCCGACCAGGCCTGACGGCGCGCATCGGCGTCACGACCGTCGACGATGTGAACGGGTATGTCCGGGCAGGCGTCCCGCGCGAGGTATTCGATCTGGTGGCGCTCCGCGTCGGTCTCGAACCAGCCCGCGAGGATCAGATGCACCTTGCGGCCGGTCTTCTCGTGCGCCGCCTGCAAGCCCAGAAACATGGGTAGCGGATGCGCCTTGGCGGTCGCCGACAGGCGGCCGAGGAACAGCGCTGCAACGGCGTCGTCGGCGATATCATGCGCGGCCCGGAATGCGGCGCGGGCGGCGGGGTCGGGGTCGAAGGCGACGGTGTCGATGCCCAGCGGGATCACCGGCAACTGCAGGCCGGCCGCGTTGCGTCCGGTACCGGCGAGGGCGCCGAGCCGCGATTCGAGATAGTCCCCCCATTCGTCGAGTACGCCAGCCAGCGTATCGCGCACGGCCTGCGAGGTGCAGATGACGGCGTCCCAGGGCTGCAGCGGCGCGGTGGCGAGGCTGCCGATCGCCTCCATGACCGTGTCGCTGGCGGTGGTATGGGTGATCCCGCACAGGCTCCACCCGCGCTGGTCGTACGCCCGGCGCAGCCAGGCCTGATCCGCGATGGTCGGGCTGGGATAGAACAGGCATCCGGTCTCGGCCAGGCGTTCGGGGGTGTCGACGGAGACCCAGCGTGCGCTGTGCAGGGGACGCGATCCGTCCAAGGCGGCCTTGCGTGTCGTCTCGGCGAATTCTTCCGCCGAGGCCCGATTGGGTGCCATGCACACCATATCGCGCGAACGGCCATGCCGTGCGAGGCCGGCGAGAAAACTCGCGCCCGCCGATTGCCGTCCCATGAGGCGTTCGCCGGCCATCGTGTAGCCGTCGGATTTGTAATAGACGACGACGTTCTCGGCCGGATCGCTTTTCGCCGGGCGGGCGGCGGGCGCGTCGGGGTCGTCCGGGGAATCGATCGGCATAGAGGTGGTTACTCCTTCTTCGAGCCATGATTCTAGTCGGGCCATGTGACCGGTTGCAATCGGATGCGGGAGTGGGGATGCTTGGGCCATGTCCGTTCATGCTTCCCGTCCCGTCAAAGCCGTTCTGGGGCCGACCAACACCGGTAAAACCTATCTCGCGATCGACCGCATGCTCGGCCATGCCAGCGGGATGATCGGGTTCCCGCTGCGCTTGCTGGCGCGCGAGAATTACGACCGCGTCGTGCAGTTGAAGGGTGCTGCCGCGGTGGCGCTGATTACCGGCGAGGAGCGGATCGTGCCGGCCAATCCGCGCTATTATCTGTGTACCGTCGAGGCAATGCCGCTTGATCTGGAAGTGGATTTCCTGGCGATCGACGAGGTCCAGCTCTGCGCCGATCCGGAACGCGGCCATGTTTTCACCCATCGTTTGCTGCGCGCGCGTGGGCGCGAGGAAACGATGCTGCTGGGCGCAGAGACCATGGCGGCGATCATCCGCCGCCTGATCCCCGACGTGCAAATCGAGCGCCGCGAACGTTTCTCCAGGCTCGGCTATGGCGGATACCGCAAGCTCACGCGGCTGCCGCCGCGCAGCGCGGTCGTCGCCTTCTCCGCTGCGAACGTCTATGCGCTGGCTGAATTGCTGCGCCGTCAATGCGGCGGCACCGCTGTCGTGTTGGGCGCGCTCAGTCCGCGCACGCGCAACGCCCAGGTGGCGATGTACGAGGCCGGGGAGGTCGATTATCTGGTCGCCACCGATGCGATCGGCATGGGACTCAACATGGGCATCACCCATGTCGGTTTCTCGGCCATGACCAAGTTCGACGGCCACGGGTTCCGCCGCCTGTCGCCCAGCGAGGTGGGGCAGATCGCCGGGCGCGCGGGCAGATACATGGAAGACGGCACCTTCGGCCCGACCGCGGACCTGGACCCGTTCGAGCCGGAACTCGTCGCGGCCGTCGAGGCCCATGAATTCGATCCGGTACTGTCGATCTTCTGGCGCAACGCCAATCTCGATTTTTCCACCGCCGATGCGCTCAAGCGCAGCCTCGAAGAACCGCCCCCCGACCGTGAGCTCCGCCGCACACCACCCACGGATGATTACAACGCGCTGCTCGCGATGCGCGAGCATGACGATATCCGGGACATGGCGACCAACCCCGAGGCGGTACGCGCGCTCTGGGACACGTGCCAGATTCCCGACTTCAGCGGCGATCTGTCGGGCAACCACACACGCCTGGTGGCGCGCATCTACCGTTTTCTGATGGCGGAGGCCGGGCGTATTCCCGCCGACTGGATCGAGCGTTCGATCGGCCAGTTCGATCGCGTCGATGGCGATATCGATACGCTGATGGCGCGGATCGCCGGGGTGCGCACCTGGTCCTATATCTCCCACCGGCAATCCTGGCTCGATGACCCCGACGGGTTGCAGGCCCGGGCGCGGGAACTGGAGGACAAGCTCTCCGATGCCCTGCATGAATGCCTGACCCAGCGCTTCGTCGACCGCAAGGCGTCGGTGATCACGCGGGGTTTGCGCGAGAAGGACAAATTGCTGGCGGGCGTGTCGGATGAAGGAACCATCACCGTCGAGGGCGAGGAGGTCGGCCGGCTCGACGGATTCCGGTTTGTGCCGCTGGATGAAGAGGTTGCGGCGAGCCCGCGGCTGATGGCCGCCGCCAACCGCGCCGTCCGCGAATCGATCGGCGCTCGGACCGCGGCACTGGCCGGCGCCGATGACGAGGCCTTTACCCTCGATCGTGCGGGCGCCCGGATCATCTGGCAGCAGGCTCCCGTCGCGCGGTTGACGTCCGGTGCCGACATTCTGCATCCGCTGGTTGAAGTGCTGCCGAGCGATTTGCTCGATGTGCCGTTGCGCGAAGACATGCGGGTGCGGCTGCAGGGGTGGCTTGAGGCGACGCTCGGTGCCGATCTCGCGCCGTTGTTCGCGCTGACCCGGGCGAAGTTCTCCGGGGCCGCGCGGGGGCTCGCCTTCCGTCTCAGCGAGGGCCTGGGATGCGTCGCGCGGGTGAAGGGCGATGATCCGGCCAACCACCTCACCGACGAAGACCGCAAGGCGCTGGCCAAGGTCGGGATTCGCATCGGCGTTGCATCGGTCTATCTGCCGGCCCTGCTCAAGGGACGGGTGATGGAACTCAAGGCGATGCTGTATCGCATTCGTGCGGATGGCGAGGCTGCCGAAACCCTGACAGGGTTGCCCGACGGTGGCGCCACGGCGATGCCGCGCTCCGAGTTGATCGACAGTCATTGGTATCTGTCGCTGGGGTTCTGTCCGGCCGGACCTGTTGCCGTGCGCGCGGATGAGCTGGAGCGTCTGTCGGCGGCGATCCGGCGTGGTACCAAGGCGGGCGCGTTCACGGTCAGCCCCGACCTGTTGTCGCGCATTGATGCCCCCGCCGATGTTTTCGCCCGGATGATTCGCAGCTTCGGCTACGCCGTGCGCGAGGAGGACGATGTCATCAAGGTCACGCGCCGCGCGCCCCGGCACCGCCCCGGCCATAAGGCGCAGGGCAATCGCGTGGCGGACAAGCAGGGCGCCGGCAAAAAGGGAGGACCGCCCCGCAAGAAGGGAGCCGGTAAACCGAGGACGAAGAAGGCGGCGCCGGCCTATGATCCCGATTCACCTTTCGCGGCGCTGGCAGTCCTGAAGGAACGGGGACGTTGAGCGCGGGCGCAGGCGGGGCGGCGCCGGAAAGCCCGGCCGGCCGCAACGCGGCCTCGCTGCGCCTCGACAAGTGGCTCTGGTATGCGCGGTTCTGCAAGACCCGCAGCCTGGCGACCGCCATGTGCCGCGCCGGGCAGGTCCGGGTAAACAAGGTGCCGGTCCGGAAATCGAACCAGTCGGTGAGGGCCGGCGATGTACTGACATTCTCGCAAGGCCCGCGCATACGCGTCATCCGCATTGCGGCGCTTGCGACCCGCCGCGGCCCCGCGCCGGAAGCCGCCACATTGTATGAGGATATATCGCCGCCCATGCCGCCACGTCCGGCCCGTCCGGCGGCGGTGGGCCTGCGTGAACCGGGCGCGGGGCGCCCCACCAAGCGCGACCGCCGCGCCCTCGATCGTCTGCGTGACAATTGAGGCGGTTTTGCGAATTCGCTCTGCTTCACACGACTGTCGGTTGTTCGCCGCCCGCCCGGTCATGTAAGGCAAGTTCATGTATGGCGACAGGTTTGGGAGGTGATCATGCTTGATCGATTGAAATCCATGTTTTCACCGGATGCGGGCGGCGCACCCGCGCGCGCCCACGGCCCGGATGAGCTGCAACTTGCGGCGGCGGCGCTCCTGGTCGAGGCCGCGCGGATGGATGATGACTATGACGCCGGTGAGCGGGCCCTGATCGGGTCGCTGTTGCGGGACCGTTTCGATCTCGATGCGCCCGACATCGAGGCGCTGCTGGCGGCGGCGGATGCGGCAACGGAAGATCTTGTCGAGGTGTATGGTTTTGCGCGTCAGGTGAAGGATGCATTCGAACATGACGAGCGCGTCCGGATGATCGAGATGCTGTGGGAGGTGGTTTATGCCGACGGTGAAGTTCACGACCATGAGGCAAATTTGTTGCGACGCGTTGCGGGCCTCATCTACGTTAGCGATAGGGAGAGCGGGGATGCGCGTAAACGGGTGCTTGACCGACGGCGCGCAGCTTCGTAAGTCCTCTCTCGAGATTGGCCGAAAGGAATTCTGAAGATGCCGTACGTCGTCACCGAAGCCTGCATCAAATGCAAGTACACGGACTGTGTGGAAGTCTGCCCCGTCGATTGTTTCTACGAGGGTGAGAACATGCTGGTGATTCACCCGGATGAGTGCATCGATTGCGGTGTATGCGAGCCGGAATGCCCGGCCGAGGCGATCATTCCCGATGTCGAGCCGGAAGCCGAGAAATGGCTCGAGATGAATCGCGAATATTCGGAAGGCAAGTGGCCGAATATCACCGCGAAGAAGGACGAGGCGCCGGAAGCGGACAATTTCAAGTCCGAAGAGGGCAAGTTCGAGAAGTACTTCAGCGCCAATCCGGGAAGCGGCGATTAGGCATTATCGTCGAGCTGGTGCCTGACGGGCGCAGCTGCCTACCAAAACCGCGATAAATCTGTTATAATGAGCGTCATTCGAGGGACGGCTGTCGCCGTCCCTTGTTCTTGCATTCTACGCTGGAATACGGCTAACCCCCTTGAATCGCGCCCATTTCGCGGTCCGTATGCGGTTGTGCCCCGTTTCGGCAGACAGGTAACGGAACTGAACATGGCGAAAACGACGAAAACCACCAAGGCGGCAAAAAAACCGGCGGCAAAGGCCAAAACGGCATCCAAATCCGCCGCGAAGTCCACCGCGAAGGCCGCTTCCAAGCCGGCGGCCAAGCCGGCAGCGAAGACGGCGGCGAAAAAGTCCGCTCCGAAGGCCAAGCCGGCGGCCAAGAAGCCGGCAGCAAAGAAGCCCGCGGCGAAGAAAGCCGCGCCGAAGGCGGCGGCCAAGAAAAGCGCGGCGCCGAAGGCTGCCGCCAAGAGGGCCGCTGCGCCCGCTACCACGGCGAAAGCGGCCGCGCCGGCAAAGCCGGCCGCCAAGCGCACGCCGGCGAAGAAGGTGAAGCTCGAATTCGGGGCCGGCGATTTCGTCGTTTACCCGACCCACGGCGTCGGCCAGGTGACCGGCGTCGAGACCCATGAAATCGTGGACCAGAAGCTCAAGCTCTACATCATCAGTTTCGAGCGTGAGCGGATGACCCTCAAGGTTCCGATCGACAAGGTTGTTGATTCGGGCCTGCGCAAGCTTTCGAGCCGCAAGGTCATGGACAATGCGCTGAAAACCCTCAAGGGCCGCGTCCGGATCAAGCGCACCATGTGGAGCCGCCGTGCCCAGGAATATGAGGCGAAGATCAATTCCGGCGATCCAATTTTCATTGCGGAGGTCGTTCGCGACCTTCACCGCAAGGAAGATCAGCCCGATCAGTCCTATTCCGAGCGGCAGATGTATCAGGCTGCGCTGGACCGTCTGGCGCGTGAGCTCGCGGCCGTTGAAAGCTCCGATCATGAGGGCGCCGTCGAGAAGCTGGAAGGCATTCTCGCGACCTAGCCAGCCGACCTGCATGAACGCGTTGTTCGATCGAAGAGCCGGGCTCCCTTGGACCCGGCTTTTTCGTTTTCGTACACCGCGCAATCTCTCCTTGCGGCGACGCGAACCACTGATTCATCGTGCCGCCGAAGGAGCGCCGCATGTCACCCATCGTCGTCAATCGAGACAAGATCGCCGTCTTGCATGGCGGCCGCAGGGTCTGGGCGGTCGGCGCGGTCCATGGCGAGGCCGACCGGCTGCGTCGTCTGCACCGCATGATCGCGGACCGCTTCGAGCCCGGCGACCGGCTCGTCTATCTCGGAAATTTCCTCGGACATGGCGATGGCGTCCGCGAGAGCGTTGACGAAATCCTGCGATTCCGGAGCGCCGTTATCTCTGCGCACGGGATGTTCGCGGCCGACGTTTCCGTGTTGCGCGGTGCGCAGGAAGAGATGTGGCACAAGCTCTTGCAACTGCAGCTCGCGCTCAACCCGGCGGACGTTCTGGCGTGGATGCTTGACCAGGGCGTCGGCGCCACCATCGCCGCTTATGGCGGCAGCGTGGCCGAAGGGCAGGTTGCCACGCGCGCGGGCGCGGCAGCATGCGCGCGCTGGACATCTGATCTGCGCGATCGCGTCAATGCCTCGGCCGGCCATACGCAGATCATGTCGGCCCTGCGCCGCGCCGCCGTGAATATCGGCGAGGACTCCCAGTCGCGGATGCTGTTCGTCAATGCGGGCATCGATCCCGCGCGGCCGCTGGAGACCCAGAAGGACAGCTTCTGGTGGCCGCCCGGGGATATGGACGATTTCAGCGAACCCTATGAATCATTCGCGCGTATCGTGTGCGGTTACGACCGGCAGAATCGCGGCGTGCGGGAAACGCCGTTCATGGTCTCGCTGGATGGCGGTGCGGGTCGCGGCGGGGCGCTCGCGGCGGGCTGTTTCACCGCCGGGGGTGAACTGATCGAAACTCTCGAGGTCTGACCGCCGGATCCGCAGCGCGCTAGTCCACCACGATTTTGACCACCTGTCCCGGCGCCGGTTCCTGACCGGGAGACATGCCGTTGAGGACGCGGAACCATTCATCCTTCGGCCCCTCCATCGGCAAATTGCGCGATAACCCCGCCACGTTGTCACCGCTGCGCACGACACGCATTTCGATCCGCCAGGGGCCGTAGCGGGCCCGGTCGGCTGCCGTCAGCGTCCGGAAACTGAACGTGGTGCGCCGCAGTTCTTCGCTGAGCGCCGCCGTTTGTGCGGGCCGGGTGAGGAACATGAACCGGTAGATGTTGTCCGGATCATGGCGGATCGCGACCAGCCGCGCGTCGAAAGTGCCGGTCTGGTTGCGAATCCGGGTGCGCCCCGTCGCACCCTGCAGCCCGTTGACGTCGATGGTCTCGACATCCGCCAGGGACGTGTTCTTGGCCCAGACGCGCGTGAGATAGGATGTCATGTCGCCGCGATGGGGTATTTTCCCGCCGCTGAACAGGATCAGGGATTCGTCCGGTCCCCGCGCGGCCACCTGTTGGGCGCCGTTGAACAGCGTGAAGCCCTGCGGCACCTCGAACATGAAATTCGCGGGCTCATGGACGAAGCGACGGCCGCGCACATAGCCTTCGTTTTCGGAATCGCCGAAAATGACGCCGTCGATGGCGGCAAGATATTCGCGGTTGCCCGTCTTCGGGTTGGCAACCGGTTTGACGTTGGCGACCCGGGTGGCCGCGGTCACCCGATCGCCGGTGCGCGGATGGGTGGACATGATGTTGTAGCGCGAGGCGGGGTCCGGCAGGCCGCTGACCTTGGCCTCCAGCGCACTGTATGCCTCAAGCGACGACAGGAAAGAGGCCATGGCGCCGGTCTCGTAGCCGGTGCGTGCGAGATAGCGCACACCGAGCGTATCGGCCTCGAATTCATGCTCGCGCGAAAAGCCCTGGAGATACACGCCGGCGCTCTGGCCGACGGCGTCCCCCACCGCCGAGGTGCCGAGGAACACCGAACTCAGGATGCCGACACCCACGGTGCCGATCCCGGCGAGGACCGACTGACTGTGGCGCTGCGCGGAATGGCGCCCGGTGATATGGCCGATTTCATGGCCCAGCACGCCCGCCAGTTCCGCTTCGGTATTGGCCAGACCCAGCAGGCCGCGGGAGATGTAGACGAAGCCGCCGGGCAGGGCGAAGGCGTTGACGATATCGTCATCGAGAACCGTGAAGGTGAATTCGAGGTCGGGGAGTTCGGAGACCTGGGCGAGACCCTGTCCAATACGGTCGACATAGGCCGTGACCCTGGGGTCATTATAGGTGCCGCCGAACTGCTGGATGATTTTGGGGTGTTCTTCGCGTCCGATCTTCAGCTCGTCTTCGGGCGACATGAAGGCCGTGAAATTGCGTTCGCCGGTTGCCGGGTTGACCGAACAGGCGGCCAGGAACAGTGTCGCCGCGGCAAGGATTACGCGCGTCAAGCGCGCGTTTCGGCGGGGGTGCATCGTCATTTCGACAAAACCTCTATCTGTTCCGGGTGGGTGATATCGATCAGCGGACCGTTTCGCGATTTTAGCCAACCGCGCACGCGGATTCGACGCCCAAGATAATCGTCGGCGGAAATGCCGGCGTCGTTGAAGCGGTGCCAGTCGCGCGGCGCGACGGAAACAGTGAAATCGTTTCGCCAGTCGGACCCGTAGTTCAGAAACGTCCGGCCCCGGACGACCGCGACATCCTTCACCCGCCCCTCGACCAGCGCGTATCGGTCGAGATGACGGGCGCTGGCGATGGGGTCGAGCACGGCATAGTAGGGATGGGACCAGATTCCCCGCGCCGATTCCCGCGACGCATGCTCGTGCACCAGCATGTCCTGCACCAGTGCGCGGTTGTCGGGAAAGCTGTAGACCCGCGCAAAACCGCCGGCCAGCAGCGCGCCCTGAATCCACACGCCGTCATCGGTGTACAGGTGGGCGAGCAGCCGGTCGTGCCGGTCAATGCTGCGGCCGCCATATCCCAGGTACACGCGCTTGCCCAGGACCAGGTCCTTGAGGGCGGCCTTGGCCTCGTCGGCGAGCGGCCATTTCTCGAAACCGGGGCGGCCCAGCGGCAGTTTCGGCGCCTGTATCCCCACCAGCCGGACCTCGCGGGCGTCATCGAGAATAACCGTATCGCCGTCGATCACGGCGATCACCTGCGCCGCACCGCCGCGTTGCAGCCCGTCGGGCACCTGCGCGACGGCGGGGCCCACGCCGGGGGCCGTACCGGCGATAGCGCCGGCAAGGGTCAATGCGCAGACAAGGAGAAAACGGATGGTTGCCATGAGCGAATTATAGCGTTTGATTGAGGGCAGGGTGTCATGGCATTGCGGCAGGAAGATGATCGCCCGCGCGGTTGACTTCTCGGCTGCCGCGCGCCCACATGCCGCGGTTCCGCGACAGGAGAGAGTATTTTGCGTACGGATCTGTTCCCACCCATCGACGCCCGTGAGAGCGGCATGCTCGACCTGGACGGAACCCATGTCATGTACTGGGAGGAGTGCGGCAACCCGGACGGGGTGCCGATCCTGTTCCTGCATGGCGGGCCGGGCGCGGGAACGATGGCCGTGCATCGCCGGTTCTATGACCCGGACTATTTCCGGATCATTCTGTGCGATCAGCGTGGCGCGGGCCGATCGACACCTCCCGCCAGCCTGACCGACAACACGACCGCACACCTGTTGTCCGACCTCGAGGCCCTGCGGGTCCATCGCGATGTCGCGCAATGGCATCTGTTCGGTGGTTCATGGGGTTCCACCCTGGCGCTCGCCTATGGTCAGGCCTTTCCGCAATGCTGCCTCGGCATGGTGTTGCGCGGAATCTTTACCTGCGGGCCGCGCGAGGTCGAATGGTTTCTGGGCGGCATGGGGCGGGTCTTCCCCGAGGCGTGGCATGATTTTTCCGGCTTCATCCCCGCGGCGGAACGCGACGATCTGCTGCAGGCCTATCTGGGGCGGTTGGTCGACCCGGATTCGGGCGTGCATCTTCCCGCGGCGCGCGCCTGGGCGACCTACGAGGCCCGTTGTTCGACGCTGCGCCCGAACCCTGATGCGGTGGCGGCGATGTCCGACAGCAAGGGGATGCTCGCGCTTGCGCGGATCGAGGCGCATTACCTTGCCCATGGCGCCTTTCTGGCGCCGGACCAGCTTCTCGAAGGCATCGACCGCATCCGCCATCTGCCGGCCACGATCGTCCAGGGCCGCTACGATATGGTGTGTCCGATCGAGACGGCGGACCGGCTGGCGCGCGCCTGGCCCGAGGCAGAGTACTCGATCGTGCCGGATGCGGGGCATTCGGCGCTCGAACCGGGAACCCGCGCGGCACTGCTGCGCGCGGTGGAAGGTCTCCGGGAAGTCACGTAAGCTTGTCGATCGGGAGTTTTCGTCGGGCCCATGATCTCGTATGATGGTAGTCACGCAGGAAAGCTCCTGCGATCGATACAGGGGGATTAAAGTGCAAAAGTTAACAAGCATTATGGCGACGGCGGTTGTGGCCCTCGCGCTCACGGCCCCTGCAGCGATGGCGGACGACCCCGAT is a window of Alphaproteobacteria bacterium DNA encoding:
- a CDS encoding DUF1223 domain-containing protein, encoding MLISSARRPWGALRRGASALARVALLAAGLGMASLASVSAYADQQLTVVELYTSQGCPACPAADKLLAKLADRPGILALSFHVDYWDYIGWADPFANEVYAARQQRYLEQLKLPYVYTPQMVVDGKLHASGNKKHRVESNIEHARDQKQGRVSVTVTRISEGQVRVQIPSADALYRGEADIMLVRFDEKHVTDVTRGENKGKTLINHNVVRLLRPVADWNGEAVDLVMRLQDIGGADPAYCAIFVQERGQGRILGASVVDMRPRS
- a CDS encoding glycosyltransferase family 4 protein, yielding MPIDSPDDPDAPAARPAKSDPAENVVVYYKSDGYTMAGERLMGRQSAGASFLAGLARHGRSRDMVCMAPNRASAEEFAETTRKAALDGSRPLHSARWVSVDTPERLAETGCLFYPSPTIADQAWLRRAYDQRGWSLCGITHTTASDTVMEAIGSLATAPLQPWDAVICTSQAVRDTLAGVLDEWGDYLESRLGALAGTGRNAAGLQLPVIPLGIDTVAFDPDPAARAAFRAAHDIADDAVAALFLGRLSATAKAHPLPMFLGLQAAHEKTGRKVHLILAGWFETDAERHQIEYLARDACPDIPVHIVDGRDADARRQAWSGADLFTSLSDNIQETFGLTPIEAMASGLPVVVTDWNGYRDTIEDGVQGIAIPTISAAPGDGLDIVSRYRSGRFSYGGYIARTAQFTAVDIDAATAAYMRLIDDPDLRRKMGNDGRARARSVYDWSVIIPAYEALWTDLADRRRHDPEVAAPVSGRATDPLRDDPYKVFAGYPSAALRDGTRVTRRAPDGDLEALVRHTINSAGVGLMLSGPDLRSLLGAIPDGEGTEGIDVGTLIAAARTPARATRRSILWLAKLGIVRLTPV
- a CDS encoding helicase-related protein yields the protein MSVHASRPVKAVLGPTNTGKTYLAIDRMLGHASGMIGFPLRLLARENYDRVVQLKGAAAVALITGEERIVPANPRYYLCTVEAMPLDLEVDFLAIDEVQLCADPERGHVFTHRLLRARGREETMLLGAETMAAIIRRLIPDVQIERRERFSRLGYGGYRKLTRLPPRSAVVAFSAANVYALAELLRRQCGGTAVVLGALSPRTRNAQVAMYEAGEVDYLVATDAIGMGLNMGITHVGFSAMTKFDGHGFRRLSPSEVGQIAGRAGRYMEDGTFGPTADLDPFEPELVAAVEAHEFDPVLSIFWRNANLDFSTADALKRSLEEPPPDRELRRTPPTDDYNALLAMREHDDIRDMATNPEAVRALWDTCQIPDFSGDLSGNHTRLVARIYRFLMAEAGRIPADWIERSIGQFDRVDGDIDTLMARIAGVRTWSYISHRQSWLDDPDGLQARARELEDKLSDALHECLTQRFVDRKASVITRGLREKDKLLAGVSDEGTITVEGEEVGRLDGFRFVPLDEEVAASPRLMAAANRAVRESIGARTAALAGADDEAFTLDRAGARIIWQQAPVARLTSGADILHPLVEVLPSDLLDVPLREDMRVRLQGWLEATLGADLAPLFALTRAKFSGAARGLAFRLSEGLGCVARVKGDDPANHLTDEDRKALAKVGIRIGVASVYLPALLKGRVMELKAMLYRIRADGEAAETLTGLPDGGATAMPRSELIDSHWYLSLGFCPAGPVAVRADELERLSAAIRRGTKAGAFTVSPDLLSRIDAPADVFARMIRSFGYAVREEDDVIKVTRRAPRHRPGHKAQGNRVADKQGAGKKGGPPRKKGAGKPRTKKAAPAYDPDSPFAALAVLKERGR
- a CDS encoding RNA-binding S4 domain-containing protein is translated as MSAGAGGAAPESPAGRNAASLRLDKWLWYARFCKTRSLATAMCRAGQVRVNKVPVRKSNQSVRAGDVLTFSQGPRIRVIRIAALATRRGPAPEAATLYEDISPPMPPRPARPAAVGLREPGAGRPTKRDRRALDRLRDN
- a CDS encoding TerB family tellurite resistance protein, with translation MLDRLKSMFSPDAGGAPARAHGPDELQLAAAALLVEAARMDDDYDAGERALIGSLLRDRFDLDAPDIEALLAAADAATEDLVEVYGFARQVKDAFEHDERVRMIEMLWEVVYADGEVHDHEANLLRRVAGLIYVSDRESGDARKRVLDRRRAAS
- the fdxA gene encoding ferredoxin FdxA; its protein translation is MPYVVTEACIKCKYTDCVEVCPVDCFYEGENMLVIHPDECIDCGVCEPECPAEAIIPDVEPEAEKWLEMNREYSEGKWPNITAKKDEAPEADNFKSEEGKFEKYFSANPGSGD
- a CDS encoding CarD family transcriptional regulator; the encoded protein is MAKTTKTTKAAKKPAAKAKTASKSAAKSTAKAASKPAAKPAAKTAAKKSAPKAKPAAKKPAAKKPAAKKAAPKAAAKKSAAPKAAAKRAAAPATTAKAAAPAKPAAKRTPAKKVKLEFGAGDFVVYPTHGVGQVTGVETHEIVDQKLKLYIISFERERMTLKVPIDKVVDSGLRKLSSRKVMDNALKTLKGRVRIKRTMWSRRAQEYEAKINSGDPIFIAEVVRDLHRKEDQPDQSYSERQMYQAALDRLARELAAVESSDHEGAVEKLEGILAT
- a CDS encoding M48 family metalloprotease; the protein is MTRVILAAATLFLAACSVNPATGERNFTAFMSPEDELKIGREEHPKIIQQFGGTYNDPRVTAYVDRIGQGLAQVSELPDLEFTFTVLDDDIVNAFALPGGFVYISRGLLGLANTEAELAGVLGHEIGHITGRHSAQRHSQSVLAGIGTVGVGILSSVFLGTSAVGDAVGQSAGVYLQGFSREHEFEADTLGVRYLARTGYETGAMASFLSSLEAYSALEAKVSGLPDPASRYNIMSTHPRTGDRVTAATRVANVKPVANPKTGNREYLAAIDGVIFGDSENEGYVRGRRFVHEPANFMFEVPQGFTLFNGAQQVAARGPDESLILFSGGKIPHRGDMTSYLTRVWAKNTSLADVETIDVNGLQGATGRTRIRNQTGTFDARLVAIRHDPDNIYRFMFLTRPAQTAALSEELRRTTFSFRTLTAADRARYGPWRIEMRVVRSGDNVAGLSRNLPMEGPKDEWFRVLNGMSPGQEPAPGQVVKIVVD
- a CDS encoding thermonuclease family protein; amino-acid sequence: MATIRFLLVCALTLAGAIAGTAPGVGPAVAQVPDGLQRGGAAQVIAVIDGDTVILDDAREVRLVGIQAPKLPLGRPGFEKWPLADEAKAALKDLVLGKRVYLGYGGRSIDRHDRLLAHLYTDDGVWIQGALLAGGFARVYSFPDNRALVQDMLVHEHASRESARGIWSHPYYAVLDPIASARHLDRYALVEGRVKDVAVVRGRTFLNYGSDWRNDFTVSVAPRDWHRFNDAGISADDYLGRRIRVRGWLKSRNGPLIDITHPEQIEVLSK